ATATGAATCTTTTAGGGCGTATTTATTCGCCCATACTCTGGCGGCCAACTCGTCACCATTGAAGTACTCGAGAGAACTCTTAAAGGCCTCATCAAAGGTATAGGTTTTCTCCCTTTGATTGGCCCTGCCTGTGTTTCTGGTTTCCTGTTCCGTGGCTTTTCCTTTTATATACATTTTAATACAATTTTTGTAACGTCTGGATCCATTTGTTTAGTGTAAACTGTGCCTGTGCAAGTTATTAATTGAAAACATACCGGCAAACAGATTATACCCTGTTTTATTAACATTCCTGTGGTAAGTTTTCAACTATTAAGTTAAATTCTGATTATTATTAAGTTATTTTTTTGTTACACCACTTGTTTTTTATATTAAGAAATTTGTTGTTTTTTTCAACACTCATTTTTAATTACTTTTAAAATACGGTTTTTATTGTTTCAGGAAAGCACGGATTTTATCAAGTAATTCATTTATATTCAGGTTAAAACCATCAACAATCATATGGGCTTTGCTGTAATAGGTTTCTCTTTCACTAAGTTTATCCCTGATGAACTGTAAAAGTTCCTGATCGTCTTTGTTTTTAATTAAGGGCCTTTCTTCCCGGCCATCTTTAAGCCTTGAAACAAGCTGTTCGGGTTTCATTTTAAGATACACTGTCATTCCCGTATTGTTCATGTAATCCATGTTGTCGAAAAAACAGGGAGCACCGCCTCCCGTAGATATCACACAGTCTTCGTAATGTGAAATATCCCTGAGGTATTTGCTTTCTTTTTTCCGGAAATAGGGTTCCCCCTTTTTTTCAAAGATTTTCCTGATGCTGTCCTGCTCCTGCTGTTCAATAAATTCATCGAGATCAAAGTACCTGTATGATAACCTGCTGGCTAGCTGTTTGCCTGCCGTGGTTTTACCACTTCCCATAAAACCTATCAGAAATATCCTCATATTTCTTGTAATTAACTAACCCGAATTATTCTTGAATAATTCTGACGCTATTGAAAAACCTGGCTTTTTGCTTCAATAAATTTCGCAAAAAGCCGGTTTTTCTAATGCGGGGTTACCTTGCTCCGCAGAAGCTTCGCGAAGGCGAGCCTGCATCCACCCCGCAATCCACCCCGCATTCATAAACTTCACTACGTTTGTTTATGAATAATGCAGGCTAAAATTCCAGACTCATCTGATCTTCTTTCACCCCGTCTTCATCTTCATCATCTGTTTCCGGCTCTGGCAAGGGCTCCAGCAGATGTATCTTTTTTACTTCTGCATTGGTTAATCGTTTTCCTCTGGCCTTAAAACTTTTTACTCCAATGAAGTCCGGGAGCAGGATTTCCTGATCTTCTTTGTTTTTATTTTTGCCGCCGAATTCAATCTTTATTCTTGGGTAAGTGTCTTTAAACAGATAAACAAGCTTTGATTTTTCATTTTCTCCGATAAAACTGGTTTCCTTGATCCCGTATTCAAAATTGAAGCGTTTGGCATAATAATACCCTTGATCGGCATCGAAATATACCGCCGAATATACCTTATTTTCGTCAAATTTTTCTATCAGGCGGATGTTGTCTTCATAATGATTCATCAGGTCGTATGAGGTGAATTTAAAATTGCCGTTGTCAGTAACCACCAGAATTTTATCGTTGTCCCTGAATTCTCCCAGATATTTTCCTTTTCCGTCCGTGTTCAATCTGAGCACTTCTTCGTCAAACCATATCTTTTTGCCTTCGATGATGGCTTTGCCTTCCTCTTTTACCTGAATTTTATGCACTGCATGTTTGGTAAGGATATTGCCCTGGGCATTTCTGCCTTTAATGGCAATATCCTTGAAATCCAGCTCCAATTGTTTCTTTTTCAGCCTGGGTTTTGGCTGCAGGTATACCTTAAGGACCTCTGCTTCTCCATTGGGATTGGAAGTGAGGTAAAGGATTTTGGATCCCCTGGTGCCTTTGGTGATGTCATATTCCCTGTCCCTGGTAATCCCGTGTATCGGACAGCGTTTCATCATAATATCGCCATTGAGCCCATCCCGGTACACTATATTGTAGAGGGTGCGTTTGTCGTTCCGTTTGAAAACATCTACATGAATAATATCCTTTCCGACAAATAGTTTTTCATCCACTTTGGTGATGATATACGTTCCATCCCTCCTGAAGGCAATTATCTCGTCGATATCAGAACAGTCGCACACATATTCGGCCTTTTTCAGGCCTGTGCCTATAAAACCTTCGTTACGATGTACATACAGTTTTTTGTTGGCTTCCACTACCTTTGTAGCTTCAATGGTTTCGAGGTTGCGTATTTCTGTCT
The DNA window shown above is from Bacteroidales bacterium and carries:
- a CDS encoding shikimate kinase, with amino-acid sequence MRIFLIGFMGSGKTTAGKQLASRLSYRYFDLDEFIEQQEQDSIRKIFEKKGEPYFRKKESKYLRDISHYEDCVISTGGGAPCFFDNMDYMNNTGMTVYLKMKPEQLVSRLKDGREERPLIKNKDDQELLQFIRDKLSERETYYSKAHMIVDGFNLNINELLDKIRAFLKQ